A part of Candidatus Cloacimonadota bacterium genomic DNA contains:
- the aroC gene encoding chorismate synthase: MKSNTYDKFLGFTAFGESHSPAIGLVIEDVKPGIEFPQKVIQKALDERKPGKGKFLTTRQEADKIEILSGVLNGITTGMPICLVVYNKNAKPEDYEHLKNVFRPGHADYSLFQKFKIYDYRGGGRASGRETISRVAAAGMVNDILKDIQINIYPVQIGKITASKIGKNQNELLWPDSDSFEKLQLYLEEIRKSGNSTGGIVEVKIQNLPSGLGDPVFEKLDANLAKAILSIGGVKGIEFGDGFELAKLTGSEANDQLEESGFLSNHSGGILGGISTGQTLKLRFVVKPTSSINIEQKTITHDGKNTKITVGGRHDVCIIPRLIPVAKAMIKLVLADAISYQKLVKNEKQDLSDYREAIDKIDEDILIAIKRRMEISKLIGKFKKYSQLKIENLQREKELLRSLQEKAGKLGISEDLIESIWKNIIAESKNMQDTIYTVRSDCDTSKKC; encoded by the coding sequence AATTGAAGATGTGAAACCAGGAATCGAGTTTCCGCAAAAAGTAATCCAGAAAGCTCTGGATGAACGTAAACCGGGAAAAGGCAAATTCCTTACAACCCGCCAGGAAGCAGATAAAATCGAAATTCTATCTGGAGTATTGAATGGAATAACAACAGGTATGCCAATCTGCCTGGTGGTTTACAACAAAAATGCAAAACCAGAAGATTATGAGCATTTAAAAAATGTTTTTCGCCCCGGTCATGCTGATTATTCACTTTTCCAGAAATTCAAAATTTACGATTATCGAGGTGGTGGAAGAGCTTCCGGCAGAGAAACTATTTCTCGAGTTGCCGCTGCTGGAATGGTTAATGACATTTTAAAGGATATTCAGATAAATATATATCCTGTTCAAATTGGTAAAATTACTGCTTCAAAAATCGGAAAAAATCAAAATGAATTACTTTGGCCAGATTCAGACTCTTTCGAAAAACTTCAATTATATTTAGAAGAAATAAGGAAATCCGGAAATTCTACAGGAGGTATCGTCGAAGTAAAGATTCAGAATTTACCCTCAGGTCTGGGAGATCCGGTTTTTGAAAAGCTGGATGCCAACCTGGCAAAAGCCATTTTATCTATTGGAGGAGTTAAAGGCATCGAATTTGGTGATGGATTTGAACTGGCAAAACTGACTGGAAGTGAAGCAAACGATCAATTGGAGGAAAGCGGATTTCTATCCAATCATTCCGGTGGAATTCTGGGTGGCATCTCTACTGGACAAACCTTGAAACTCCGATTCGTTGTAAAACCGACTTCTTCCATAAATATTGAGCAGAAGACGATTACTCACGATGGCAAAAACACTAAAATCACAGTTGGTGGCAGACACGATGTCTGCATCATTCCTCGCTTAATTCCGGTAGCAAAAGCAATGATTAAACTTGTTTTAGCAGATGCGATCAGTTATCAGAAATTAGTAAAAAATGAAAAACAGGATTTATCGGATTACCGTGAAGCAATCGACAAGATCGATGAAGATATTCTGATCGCTATAAAACGAAGAATGGAGATCAGTAAATTGATCGGAAAATTCAAAAAATATAGTCAATTGAAAATTGAAAATCTTCAGCGTGAAAAAGAGCTACTGAGATCACTACAGGAAAAAGCTGGTAAGTTGGGTATTTCTGAAGATTTGATTGAGTCTATATGGAAAAATATAATTGCAGAAAGCAAAAATATGCAGGATACAATTTACACAGTCAGGAGTGACTGTGATACAAGTAAAAAATGCTGA